One window from the genome of Jiangella alba encodes:
- a CDS encoding ParB N-terminal domain-containing protein, with product MADGYVLRHAVDEIQVGRAYRTDLGDVDGLVESIRTVGLLHPIVVSKAGWLISGLRRLEAVRRLGWREVDVWVAAKVSDRLQRALAVRDENSLRKDLNPIEAAALYNELKELYAEEAGRRQASTRFGAERAGTDGSVDSTEPLDARVQAARAITGRDSHGMLEQVLELQRLVADDATPAWLRAQVQDGLAGIGVDGKVNGRYLAITTARARHELEQAAVDETQPAAARDVAKAELERLAVLRSPQAVAQAAKRATQRVHQVADGVSRRVSAEAAAVQRLAASLKKHYGWWDLVDPDTVAEHLTAEQWDLLTSTWAATERFMRETVAARERRTTDAGG from the coding sequence ATGGCTGACGGGTACGTCCTGCGGCACGCCGTCGACGAGATCCAGGTCGGCCGCGCCTACCGGACCGACCTCGGCGACGTCGACGGCCTCGTCGAGTCGATCAGGACCGTCGGGCTGCTGCACCCGATCGTGGTGAGCAAGGCCGGTTGGCTGATCTCCGGTCTGCGGCGGCTGGAGGCCGTGCGGCGGCTCGGGTGGCGCGAGGTGGACGTCTGGGTCGCGGCCAAGGTGTCCGATCGCCTGCAGCGTGCGCTTGCTGTGCGCGACGAGAACAGCCTGCGCAAGGACCTCAACCCGATCGAGGCCGCCGCGCTCTACAACGAGCTCAAGGAGCTCTACGCCGAGGAGGCCGGTCGGCGCCAGGCCAGCACACGGTTCGGCGCCGAGCGGGCCGGCACCGACGGTTCCGTCGATTCGACGGAGCCGTTGGACGCCCGGGTCCAGGCGGCTCGCGCGATCACCGGCCGCGACTCGCACGGCATGCTCGAACAGGTCCTCGAGCTGCAGCGCCTGGTCGCGGACGACGCCACACCCGCGTGGTTGCGCGCCCAGGTCCAGGACGGCCTCGCCGGGATAGGCGTCGACGGCAAGGTCAACGGCCGCTACCTGGCCATCACGACCGCCCGTGCCCGCCACGAACTCGAGCAGGCCGCCGTCGACGAGACCCAGCCCGCGGCAGCTCGCGACGTGGCGAAGGCTGAGCTCGAACGGCTCGCCGTTCTCCGTAGTCCGCAAGCCGTCGCCCAGGCCGCGAAGCGAGCCACCCAGCGCGTGCACCAGGTCGCCGATGGCGTGAGCAGACGCGTCAGCGCCGAAGCTGCCGCCGTGCAGCGGCTCGCGGCGAGCCTGAAGAAGCACTACGGCTGGTGGGACCTCGTCGACCCGGACACCGTCGCCGAGCACCTGACCGCCGAGCAGTGGGACCTGCTCACCTCGACCTGGGCCGCGACCGAGCGGTTCATGCGCGAGACCGTCGCCGCCCGCGAACGGCGGACCACCGACGCGGGCGGCTGA
- a CDS encoding lytic transglycosylase domain-containing protein: MLKKSLLALVGGLVLLAPTVGLLAIAALMNPGGQSAVSCAEVPGGSSGQLADDAPVPDAARAWIAIATQACADLPETWVAAVMAQESSFRPDVFAMDVNGGTWGLFQINQHIWRTVYGDFDTDRNANGIWDIREPEIHAEYGARYLCNLLDDVRATRAAHPDWPSTTELTELEALVIAHNAGPGRLSTYPDILAVTRDYLDNVRQRMRDWAVPATVATAPPDPSLPGGEACEPDGPGSVGELPPPPAPFAGVPGGLVPDPTSSGLITRQLLHLLAETRRAFPDTGWSCWSPRPGTSSEHPVGRACDVTYGNQIGTYPTDVQVAEGWRMATWLQHHATALRVEYLIWQGVIWSLARDDEGWRPYDGGGMHDPNSPTGGHYDHVRITIL, from the coding sequence ATGCTGAAGAAGTCCTTGCTCGCTCTGGTGGGCGGGCTCGTGCTGCTGGCCCCGACGGTCGGGCTGCTCGCCATCGCCGCGCTCATGAACCCCGGAGGCCAGTCCGCCGTCAGCTGCGCCGAGGTCCCCGGCGGCTCGTCCGGCCAACTCGCCGACGACGCGCCCGTGCCCGATGCCGCCCGGGCCTGGATCGCGATCGCCACCCAGGCGTGCGCGGACCTGCCCGAGACCTGGGTCGCCGCGGTCATGGCGCAGGAATCCTCGTTCCGGCCCGACGTCTTCGCGATGGACGTCAACGGCGGCACTTGGGGGCTGTTCCAGATCAACCAGCACATCTGGCGCACCGTCTACGGCGACTTCGACACCGACCGCAACGCCAACGGCATCTGGGACATCCGCGAACCGGAGATCCACGCCGAGTACGGCGCCCGCTACCTCTGCAACCTCCTCGACGACGTCCGCGCCACCCGCGCCGCCCACCCGGACTGGCCATCCACGACAGAGCTCACCGAGCTCGAAGCCCTCGTCATCGCCCACAACGCCGGCCCCGGCCGGCTCTCCACCTACCCCGACATCCTCGCCGTAACCCGGGACTACCTCGACAACGTCCGGCAGCGGATGCGCGACTGGGCCGTGCCGGCGACGGTCGCGACGGCCCCGCCGGATCCGTCACTACCGGGCGGCGAGGCGTGCGAGCCTGACGGACCCGGATCGGTCGGCGAGCTGCCGCCACCACCCGCGCCGTTCGCCGGCGTCCCAGGCGGCCTCGTCCCCGACCCGACCAGCTCCGGTCTCATCACCCGCCAACTGCTGCACCTGCTCGCCGAAACCAGACGCGCGTTCCCCGACACCGGCTGGTCCTGCTGGTCACCACGCCCCGGCACCAGCTCCGAACACCCCGTCGGCCGCGCCTGCGACGTCACCTACGGCAACCAGATCGGCACCTACCCCACCGATGTCCAAGTCGCCGAGGGCTGGCGCATGGCCACCTGGCTCCAACACCACGCCACCGCCCTGCGCGTCGAGTACCTCATCTGGCAAGGCGTCATCTGGTCCCTCGCGCGCGACGACGAAGGCTGGCGCCCCTACGACGGCGGCGGCATGCACGACCCCAATTCCCCCACCGGCGGCCACTACGACCACGTCCGCATCACAATCCTCTAA